The Haloprofundus salinisoli region AGTCCGGAACCGGCATCACGACGTCCGTCTCGACGCCGCTCTCCTCCCAGAGCGCGCGGCCGAGGTTCCGTCGAACCTCGTAGACCAGCGTCCCGTCGATGACCGAGTCGGGTCGCGAGAAGTAGACGTGCTCGAAGAAGCAGTGCGCGGAGTTCTCCTTCTCCACCAGCTGGTAGGAGTCGAAGCCGCTACCGTCGTTTTCGAGGACGACGAGTTCGCCCGGTCGCACGTCGCGGACGAGTTCGCCGTCGAGCGTGTCGATGGCGGCGGACTCGGAGGCGATGACGTAGCCGTCGTCGAGTTTACCGATGCAGAGCGGGCGGTTCCCCTCGGGGTCCCGAACTCCCAAGACGGTGTCGTCGTGGCTGATGGTGAGCGCGTAGGACCCGTGGATTCGCTCCATCGTGCGTTTGACCGCGCGGACGAGGTCGGCTTCGAGCAGATTCCGGGCGAGGTCGTGGGCGATGACCTCGGTGTCGCCGTTCGAGGTGAACGCGTGGCCGAGGTCTTCGAGTTCCGAGCGGAGTTCGTCGGCGTTGACGAGGTTGCCGTTGTGCGCGAGCCCGAGCGACCCCGACTTGAACGAGACGGCGAACGGTTGCGCACAGCAACTGTTGACGCCGCCGGCCGTCGGGTAACGGGCGTGGCCGATGCCGGCGGTGCCGCCCAGCGTAGAGAGCGACTCCTCGTCGAACACGTCGCCGACGAGACCCATCTCCACGTGGCTGTGCTGTTGGAAGCCGTCGTGGGTGACGATGCCCGCCGACTCCTGTCCGCGGTGTTGGAGCGCGTACAGCGAGTAGTACAACGGCCGCGCGGCCTGGCGTTCGTCGAGCGACACGCCGACGACACCGCACTTTTCGTTGAGACCGTCTCCGACCCGACGGATATCCCGCCCCTGGTGCATAGGTGGGTGTCAGATGTCCACGGGTAAAAACACCCGTGGTTGTGCTGTATTCCGACTTTTGTCGGATACAGATATGCACAATTATGTATATTTCCGCGGTGGCGACGATGGTCGAAAGAGGCGGATCTGCTTCCGTCGTCGGATTCGAGGACTCGTCGTCGGGTTCGGGGAGCCGTCGTCGGGCCCGGTCGGCCGACTCACCGACTCGTCGAGTCTCCTCGTTCGCTCGGGTCCGTGGCGACGCTCGAACCGGGTGAGTCGGGAGGCCAGGTGAGTCGGGAGGCCGGGTAGGTCAAACGGCTCCGTCGCTCTGTGCGGACGGTCTGAGACGCGGAGCGCCGCCGCTGGGGACGTTGCTGAGAGAGAAAGATCGTCGCAGGAAGCGGGGCTTACTCGCCCGCTTTCGACTGCCACGCGTACTCGCGACGTTTCGCCGACTTGCCGAAGCCGCAGGACGAGCAGACCTTCTTCTTCACGTGATAAGATTTCTCGCCGCAGCGACGACATTTGACGTGCGTCGTCTTGTTCTTCTTGCCCTGACTCGGGGTTCCTGCTCCCGTCATGCTGTTATCGTGACCACGTTATCGCCGCGTATAATCGTTGTGTCTTCGACTTCCTCCACGTCGAGGCCGCCGGAGACGTCGCCGTCGAGACTCGCTTCGAGTACGACGTTCATGTGCTGGTCGTAGCCCGCCAACGTGCCGAAGTACGAGGTGCCGTCCTTCAACTGCACGGTGACCGACTCGTTCAGAGATGCCTCGAGGACGTCGAGGGGTCGTCCGCTCATAACCTGTACGCCACCGGTTCGACTATTAAAAATACCGGATACAACGTCGAAATCACAGCTCCGTGTCGCGGTTCGTCGCGGCTCACAGCAGTTTCGGAGGCCTAGACTACCGGCCGCGAGCGCCGAATACAGACCGAAATCGGGGTCGAGAGCGTCGAACTGGCCGTCGAGCGGTGCTAGCTCCCTCCGCCGGGAGGCCGACGACGGCCGCGTTACCGACGGACGAACTCCGAGAATTTCTCGCGTAGCCCGCCGTCTTCACCGAGTCGGAGATAGTAGGCGTTGCCGCCGTCCTCGTAGTAGTCGTCGATGCGGCGGGTTATCTCGAAGCCGATGTGTTCGTAGAAGTCGAGCGCCGCCCTGTTCGTCGTCCGCGCGTGACAGGTGACCGTCCGGTGTTCGTCGGCGACGGTGGCGACCAGCCGTTGACCGTAGCCCTCGCCGCGAATCTCGGGGGCGACGGCCAGAAAGAGGATGTAACCGTCGCGCCGCGTCGAGATGAAGCCGACGAGTCGTTCGTCTTCGTATAACAGATGCGTCTGCGAACGTCGATACGCGTCCATGAAGAAGCCGCGTCGCTGCTTCAACACACCCTCCCGCTCGCGGATGCGCTCTTTCAGCGCCCAGGCGTCCTCTCCGTGCGTGGACTGCCCCGGCTTGTCGACGCGCAGTTCGACGTTGACGCTCACTACCACTCCGTAGCATTGAGGTAGATATAAGTCCACCGTCCCCGACCGACCTTCGTCACCCGGGGACAGTACCATCAGAGAGTAATTTACCTGCAGAAGCAATTTAATGGCTCAAACGCGTTAGAGGACGTATGGACGAGTCGCGGCGGCGTGTCGACCAACGGGTCCGAAAGACGGTGCGAGACCGCCTGACAGACGCCGTCGTCTCCGGCGTCGCGGTCGTCATTCCGCTCGTCATCACTCTCTTCGTGTTCATGGTGGCGCTCGACGCCATCTCACAGTATCTCGACATACTCTCGGACTACCTCGTGCAGTTGCCGTGGATATCGGAGGTTCCGACGGCCAGATACGTAAACCGGGAGTTGGCTATCGAACTGCTCACGCCGGTCGTTCTCGCCGGAATTATCCTCTTCGTCGGGTTCGTCGTCGAGGGCTCGAAGTACGGCGAACGCGCCGTCGATTACTTCGACGCCGTTCTCGGCGCGGTTCCCGGCGTCGGGGCTGTGTACGAGAGTTTCCGGCAGATGAGCGACGTGGTCCTCGAAAGCGACGTCCGGAACTTCCGCGACGTGAAGCTGGTCGAGTTCCCCGCCGACGGCGTCTACACGCTCGGCTTCGTCACCACCGAGACGCCGCCGCGACTCACCGACGCCACCGACCACGACGAGATGCTGACGATGTTTCTCCCGCTGGCACCGAACCCGGTGGTGGGCGGCCATCTCGTTCACCTCCCGACGTCGAAGGTCCACGATGTCGAGATGACCGTCGAGGAGGGCATTCGCGCCATCGTGACCAGCGGCGTCGCCATCGGACCGGCCTCCGAGGGGGACGTCGGACTCTCCGAGAGCCAACTGCGGAGTCTCTCCGCCATAGAGGCGAGCGCCGAACCGAAGCGTCGGACCAACGGCGAGGACGAGACCGACAGCCTCAACGACGGTCTCGGCTCCGACGCCGACGGGGACGCGACTGACCGTGACGGAGACGCGATTATGGCCCCGAGCGACGATAGCGAGTAGTACGTCGGCGGTGGAGTTCGACACATGAGCTACGAACTGCGTTCGCACACCGCCGACGTCGCCGTCGCCGCGGAGGGGCCAACGCTCGATGCCGTCTTCGCCGCCGTCGCCGACGGTCTCGCGGCGGCGATGGCCGAATCGGTTCCCGACACCGGAAACCGCTTTTCGCTCCGGGTTCGCGCCGAGAGTCGGGACGCGACGCTGTTCGAC contains the following coding sequences:
- a CDS encoding DUF502 domain-containing protein, whose amino-acid sequence is MDESRRRVDQRVRKTVRDRLTDAVVSGVAVVIPLVITLFVFMVALDAISQYLDILSDYLVQLPWISEVPTARYVNRELAIELLTPVVLAGIILFVGFVVEGSKYGERAVDYFDAVLGAVPGVGAVYESFRQMSDVVLESDVRNFRDVKLVEFPADGVYTLGFVTTETPPRLTDATDHDEMLTMFLPLAPNPVVGGHLVHLPTSKVHDVEMTVEEGIRAIVTSGVAIGPASEGDVGLSESQLRSLSAIEASAEPKRRTNGEDETDSLNDGLGSDADGDATDRDGDAIMAPSDDSE
- a CDS encoding LSM domain-containing protein, coding for MSGRPLDVLEASLNESVTVQLKDGTSYFGTLAGYDQHMNVVLEASLDGDVSGGLDVEEVEDTTIIRGDNVVTITA
- a CDS encoding 50S ribosomal protein L37e; the protein is MTGAGTPSQGKKNKTTHVKCRRCGEKSYHVKKKVCSSCGFGKSAKRREYAWQSKAGE
- a CDS encoding GNAT family N-acetyltransferase; translation: MSVNVELRVDKPGQSTHGEDAWALKERIREREGVLKQRRGFFMDAYRRSQTHLLYEDERLVGFISTRRDGYILFLAVAPEIRGEGYGQRLVATVADEHRTVTCHARTTNRAALDFYEHIGFEITRRIDDYYEDGGNAYYLRLGEDGGLREKFSEFVRR
- the purF gene encoding amidophosphoribosyltransferase, coding for MHQGRDIRRVGDGLNEKCGVVGVSLDERQAARPLYYSLYALQHRGQESAGIVTHDGFQQHSHVEMGLVGDVFDEESLSTLGGTAGIGHARYPTAGGVNSCCAQPFAVSFKSGSLGLAHNGNLVNADELRSELEDLGHAFTSNGDTEVIAHDLARNLLEADLVRAVKRTMERIHGSYALTISHDDTVLGVRDPEGNRPLCIGKLDDGYVIASESAAIDTLDGELVRDVRPGELVVLENDGSGFDSYQLVEKENSAHCFFEHVYFSRPDSVIDGTLVYEVRRNLGRALWEESGVETDVVMPVPDSGRAFATGYAEAAGETTADGEPRAEDDDGVEFAEGLMKNRYVGRTFIMPTQDERERAVRLKLNPIRSTVEGKTVTLIDDSIVRGTTSTQLVQLLRDAGAEEVHMRIGAPPIIAPCYMGIDMHTREELIAANRSVAEVRDEIGADSLEYLSIDSIAACLEQSRADLCLGCVTGEYPYDIDGETTDRDVTRPAIGAEAPADD